A region from the Arachis ipaensis cultivar K30076 chromosome B01, Araip1.1, whole genome shotgun sequence genome encodes:
- the LOC107606997 gene encoding uncharacterized protein LOC107606997, whose product MFIGKKVIEYAKSKDIKMFSSTPYYAQANGQIEAVNKILISLIKKHIGRQPRNWHQTLSQVLSAYRNSPRGSTGTTPYKLVYSYDAVLPIDINLQSIRVARQDEIPLVDYWNSLYDELNELDNERLRALDRVIRQKEIVSKSYNRHVKAKMFAVGDLVWKTILPIEKSQKLW is encoded by the coding sequence ATGTTTATTGGGAAAAAGGTCATAGAGTATGCCAAGTCTAAGgatataaaaatgttttcttcTACACCGTATTatgcccaagccaatggacaaatTGAGGcagtaaataaaattttgatttccTTAATTAAAAAACACATTGGAAGGCAGCCAAGAAATTGGCATCAGACTCTCAGTCAAGTTCTTTCGGCTTACCGAAATTCTCCAAGAGGCTCTACTGGAACCACCCCTTATAAGTTAGTTTACAGTTATGATGCGGTATTGCCAATTGATATTAATTTGCAAAGTATAAGGGTGGCTAGACAAGATGAGATACCATTAGTAGATTATTGGAATTCTTTGTATGATGAGCTCAATGAACTAGATAACGAAAGGTTAAGAGCTTTAGATCGGGTGATTCGACAAAAAGAGATTGTGTCAAAATCATACAACCGCCATGTTAAAGCAAAGATGTTTGCGGTTGGAGATTTAGTTTGGAAAACAATTTTGCCTATAGAAAAAAGTCAAAAGTTATGGTAA